A window of Rhododendron vialii isolate Sample 1 chromosome 11a, ASM3025357v1 contains these coding sequences:
- the LOC131307684 gene encoding probable LRR receptor-like serine/threonine-protein kinase At3g47570 isoform X3, whose protein sequence is MGNFVNLEIFSAPSGSFTGSIPSFIFNISSLRKIDFRNNSLSGSLPADIHYDLPLLEELYLTSNQLSGHFPPGLWECRWLRRLSLSVNKFTGSISKNIGNLTLLRELYIGDNNLTGTLPEEIGNLNLERLSIHVASLTGSIPFQIFNMSTLRRIDLAQNQLSGHLPLTLGQWLPSLEQLYLSYNKLRGVITSSIGNASKLTIIDMSGNGFSGSIPHTLGNLRLLRVFFIGENNLTRESSSRELSFFTSLANCRHLEMLELSYNQFHGMLPASLGNLSTSLQTLHAFGCNLMGNIPSGIGNLSSLEVISLDNNELTGFIPPTLGKLKSLERLYLEHNSLGGSIPKDLCQCIKLGDIYLSGNKLYGPIPPCLGEQKPLRSLYLDSNNLTATIPLTLWSLTDLIGLNLSTNSLSGYIPPDIGKLKVISQLDLSWNRLSGDIPSTIGSAQTLVTLSLAHNKLQGTIPESLGNLINLEFLDLSINNLSGGIPKSLEELRYLQYLNLSFNRLRGEIPTGGNLANLTAQSFVQNAGLCGAPRFQVPPCKTKKLQPSRTTLDLLKYILPSVASAILVATLIFVLVRCRRGSKQLPSQVESVAVVWRRISYQELVEATDAFSESNLLGRGSFGTVYKGTLSDGITVAVKVFNLQAEGAFKSFNAECEVLCNIRHRNLLKIISSCSSMDFKALVLEYMPNESLEKWLYSHNYFLDVLQRLNIMIDVAFAVEYLHHGLATPIVHCDLKPSNVLLDADMVARVGDFGIAKLFGEGEYIEQTKTLATIGYMAPEYGMEGIVSTGGDVYSYGVLLMEVFTRKKPTNEMFSGEMNLKSWVSQLLCSGSLLSAVDSNLIRNEDENFAAKEQCVLSVLHLALDCSKDQPRERIDMKDAVARLEKVRTVFLAKVGGGLKDEAI, encoded by the exons ATGGGTAATTTTGTCAACTTAGAGATATTCAGTGCACCAAGCGGCTCTTTTACCGGATCCATTCCATCTTTTATCTTCAACATCTCTTCATTGAGAAAAATTGATTTCAGGAACAATAGCTTGTCTGGAAGCCTCCCTGCAGACATTCATTACGACCTCCCTCTTCTGGAAGAACTGTACCTTACTTCCAATCAGCTTTCTGGACATTTTCCTCCTGGATTATGGGAGTGCAGATGGCTTCGAAGGTTGTCGTTGTCGGTTAATAAGTTCACAGGCAGCATATCTAAGAACATTGGGAACCTTACTTTGCTAAGAGAGTTGTATATTGGGGATAACAACTTGACAG GCACATTACCTGAAGAGATCGGTAACCTTAATCTTGAGAGATTGAGCATCCATGTAGCAAGCTTAACCGGCTCAATCCCATTCCAAATCTTCAACATGTCAACCCTGAGAAGAATTGACCTAGCTCAGAATCAGCTCTCAGGTCATCTTCCTTTGACCCTTGGCCAATGGCTGCCCAGTCTTGAACAACTTTATCTAAGTTACAATAAACTCAGAGGAGTCATAACAAGCTCTATCGGCAATGCCTCGAAGCTTACAATCATAGACATGTCCGGCAATGGGTTCAGTGGCTCCATACCACATACACTTGGTAATCTAAGACTCCTTCGGGTATTCTTTATAGGTGAGAATAACCTCACTCGGGAATCTTCTTCTCGCGAATTGAGCTTTTTTACTTCCTTAGCAAATTGCAGACATTTGGAAATGCTGGAACTATCATATAATCAATTCCACGGTATGCTTCCAGCTTCACTTGGGAATCTCTCCACTTCGCTTCAAACGTTGCATGCGTTTGGATGCAATCTTATGGGGAACATTCCAAGCGGCATTGGAAACTTGAGCAGCTTGGAAGTTATAAGTTTAGATAACAATGAGTTGACAGGCTTTATCCCGCCAACTCTTGGAAAACTAAAAAGCCTCGAACGCTTGTATCTTGAGCACAATAGCCTCGGAGGATCCATCCCCAAGGATCTTTGCCAGTGTATTAAGTTGGGAGACATATACCTAAGTGGGAACAAGCTCTATGGTCCGATCCCGCCTTGTTTGGGTGAACAAAAACCCCTAAGATCTCTATACTTAGACTCCAACAACTTGACTGCCACAATACCTTTAACCTTGTGGAGCCTTACAGATCTCATTGGTCTAAACCTGTCGACGAATTCTCTAAGTGGCTATATACCACCGGATATTGGCAAATTGAAGGTCATATCACAGTTAGACTTGTCGTGGAATCGGTTATCTGGCGATATCCCAAGCACCATTGGAAGTGCGCAGACATTAGTCACTCTCTCTTTAGCACATAATAAACTACAAGGAACTATACCTGAGTCACTGGGAAACTTGATTAACTTGGAATTCTTGGACCTATCCATTAACAATTTGTCTGGAGGCATTCCTAAGTCGTTGGAGGAACTACGGTATCTCCAATATTTAAATCTCTCCTTCAACAGATTGCGAGGTGAAATTCCTACTGGAGGAAATCTTGCAAACTTGACAGCTCAATCGTTTGTGCAAAATGCTGGGCTGTGTGGTGCACCTCGATTTCAAGTCCCTCCGTGCAAAACTAAAAAGCTTCAGCCATCGAGGACAACGTTGGATTTACTGAAATATATTTTGCCATCAGTTGCATCTGCAATACTTGTGGCAACACTCATATTTGTGTTGGTAAGATGCAGAAGAGGCAGTAAGCAATTACCAAGTCAAGTAGAATCGGTGGCTGTTGTCTGGAGAAGAATCTCGTATCAAGAACTTGTGGAGGCAACGGATGCATTTAGTGAAAGCAACCTACTTGGCAGAGGGAGTTTCGGGACTGTGTATAAAGGAACGCTTTCGGATGGGATCACTGTTGCAGTCAAGGTTTTCAATTTACAAGCAGAAGGAGCATTCAAGAGTTTCAATGCTGAATGTGAAGTCCTGTGCAATATCCGTCACAGAAATCTCCTCAAAATCATTAGCAGCTGCAGTAGTATGGATTTCAAAGCCCTGGTGCTGGAGTACATGCCAAATGAGAGCCTCGAAAAGTGGTTGTACTCTCACAACTATTTCCTGGATGTCCTGCAAAGGCTAAACATAATGATAGATGTTGCATTCGCTGTGGAATATCTTCATCACGGCCTTGCAACGCCTATTGTTCACTGCGATCTGAAGCCCAGCAATGTCCTTCTAGATGCAGATATGGTTGCACGTGTTGGTGATTTTGGTATTGCCAAACTCTTTGGTGAAGGGGAGTATATAGAACAAACCAAGACCCTCGCCACGATTGGGTACATGGCACCAG AGTATGGAATGGAAGGAATAGTCTCTACCGGAGGCGATGTCTACAGTTACGGTGTTCTTTTAATGGAAGTGTTTACAAGAAAGAAGCCAACAAACGAGATGTTTTCAGGAGAAATGAACTTGAAAAGTTGGGTCAGTCAGTTATTGTGTTCTGGTTCATTGCTTTCAGCTGTGGACTCCAATTTGATCCGAAACGAAGACGAAAATTTCGCTGCAAAGGAGCAATGTGTGTTGTCAGTCTTGCATTTGGCCCTGGATTGTTCGAAAGATCAGCCCAGAGAGAGGATCGACATGAAAGATGCTGTGGCTAGACTCGAGAAAGTTAGAACTGTGTTTCTAGCAAAAGTTGGCGGGGGCTTGAAAGACGAAGCTATCTGA
- the LOC131307685 gene encoding auxin response factor 17: protein MATNPPPPGVWKSSAGTSVHIPPVDSAVYYFPQGHAEQSSLSSFLSPLVTSRPMILCRVTSVALLAHPDTDEVFARIRLVPARDPHATRRNPHGAEEDDAVVSFAKVLTPSDANNGGGFSVPRFCADSIFPPLNFNADPPVQNISITDVHGVVWEFRHIYRGTPRRHLLTTGWSKFVNSKKLVAGDSVVFMRNRRSGELFVGVRRAVRSSAGAGGRWNYPVGSVKVEGGWERSGGGRVSPEEVVEAAELAVQGREFEVVCYPRAGWADFVVGAEAVEESLSVVWSGGMRVKMAVETEDSSRVSWVQGTVSLAVVPDNNCPWQGSPWRMLQVTWDEPEALQNIKRVSPWQVKFVAPTPPLHSTFPPSKKFRISQNLELPTEGDRDLFFPMNVFSNSLTGNLNPSLMNYDSFPAGMQGARQDTYYVSTLSNFICENSHNIFSDEFFGKNAPEVETVSTELNIGSSHCDNLSPDSQSSVHFLDNELTGKQGCSPSTKVSLGSFQLFGQIIHAPVESGYDGVGCAEGNECKMSKKTECGNNSLDLSLTSPYTKLRDGLDVHCQRASAVEACSL, encoded by the exons ATGGCCACAAACCCGCCCCCTCCCGGCGTCTGGAAATCATCCGCCGGCACCTCCGTCCACATCCCCCCCGTCGACTCCGCCGTCTACTACTTCCCCCAGGGCCACGCCGagcaatcctctctctcctccttcctcTCCCCTCTCGTCACCTCCCGCCCGATGATCCTCTGCCGCGTGACCTCCGTCGCCCTCCTCGCCCACCCAGACACCGACGAGGTCTTCGCCAGAATCCGCCTCGTCCCCGCACGCGACCCCCACGCGACCCGACGGAACCCTCACGGCGCCGAAGAAGATGATGCGGTGGTCTCGTTCGCGAAGGTGCTGACGCCGTCGGACGCGAACAACGGCGGGGGGTTCTCCGTCCCGAGGTTCTGCGCCGACTCGATTTTCCCTCCGTTGAACTTCAACGCCGACCCACCCGTGCAGAACATTTCCATTACCGACGTGCACGGCGTCGTTTGGGAGTTTAGGCACATTTACCGAGGGACGCCACGTCGGCATTTGCTCACAACCGGATGGAGCAAGTTTGTTAATAGTAAGAAACTGGTGGCGGGGGATTCGGTGGTGTTTATGAGGAACCGGCGGAGCGGGGAGCTTTTCGTCGGTGTGAGGAGGGCGGTCCGGTCGAGTGCGGGGGCAGGGGGGAGGTGGAATTATCCGGTGGGGTCAGTGAAAGTGGAGGGGGGGTGGGAGAGGAGTGGAGGGGGTAGGGTTTCGccggaggaggtggtggaggccgCGGAGTTGGCCGTGCAGGGGAGGGAGTTTGAGGTGGTGTGTTACCCGAGGGCTGGGTGGGCGGATTTTGTGGTGGGGGCGGAGGCGGTGGAGGAGTCGCTGAGTGTGGTGTGGAGTGGAGGGATGAGGGTTAAGATGGCTGTGGAGACTGAGGATTCGTCCAGGGTGAGTTGGGTTCAAGGGACGGTTTCTTTGGCTGTTGTACCGGATAATAACTGTCCGTGGCAAGGTTCGCCGTGGAGAATGCTGCAG GTTACGTGGGATGAACCTGAAGCTCTTCAGAACATAAAGAGAGTGAGCCCTTGGCAAGTTAAATTTGTCGCGCCCACACCACCGCTCCATTCCACATTCCCTCCTTCAAAGAAATTCAGAATTTCTCAGAATCTTGAGTTGCCAACTGAGGGGGACAGAGACCTCTTCTTTCCTATGAATGTTTTTAGTAATTCACTGACAGGGAACTTGAACCCGTCATTGATGAATTACGATTCTTTTCCTGCTGGCATGCAGGGAGCCAGGCAAGATACATATTATGTATCGACTTTATCCAACTTCATTTGTGAGAATAGCCATAACATCTTCAGTGATGAGTTTTTTGGCAAAAATGCACCGGAAGTGGAAACTGTTTCAACTGAACTGAACATTGGCAGTTCACATTGTGACAACTTGTCACCTGATAGTCAAAGCAGTGTCCATTTTTTGGACAACGAGCTAACTGGAAAACAGGGATGCAGCCCCTCAACAAAAGTCAGTTTGGGATCATTCCAGTTGTTTGGTCAGATTATCCATGCGCCTGTGGAGAGTGGCTATGATGGTGTTGGTTGTGCAGAAGGTAATGAGTGTAAAATGTCCAAAAAAACGGAATGTGGGAATAATTCGCTGGATCTTTCTTTAACCAGCCCTTACACAAAATTACGAGATGGGCTTGATGTTCATTGCCAAAGAGCGTCAGCTGTTGAAGCATGTTCTTTATGA